From Candidatus Acidiferrales bacterium, the proteins below share one genomic window:
- the rpoC gene encoding DNA-directed RNA polymerase subunit beta' — MYRSSPYDRVSLVADFDSIRISLASPEKIRSWSHGEVTKPETINYRTFKPERGGLFCAKIFGPVTDWECLCGKYKRMKHRGVICDKCGVEVTLSKVRRERLAHIELAAPCSHVWFFKGLPSRIGHLLDITLRELERVLYFEGYVVVDPGEVPGIKKKETLSEEKYRELQKEYPGKFQAGMGAEAIKELLKRVDVDELSEELRAKMRKDPSLQKRIKYAKRLKVVESFRKSGNKPEWMILDVLPVLPPELRPLVPLDGGRFATSDLNDLYRRVINRNNRLKKLMELHAPDVIVRNEKRMLQEAVDALFDNGRRGRVLRGANNRPLKSLSDTLKGKQGRFRQNLLGKRVDYSGRSVIVVGPELKLNQCGLPKKMALELFKPFIYHRLEQSGHCTTIKQAKELVEQQEAVVWDILEEVIKDHPVLLNRAPTLHRLGIQAFEPVLVEGKAIRIHPLVCTAFNADFDGDQMAVHIPLSPEAQVEASVLMLSSRNILSPANGGPLAVPSQDMVLGIYYLTRSKPGTKGEGRAFGAVEEVLLALDSGEVELLTPIRLRYTGPVIDLTTAYDDQDVMHTEAITKTSQFINTSVGRVIFNDHLPAGFPFINGLLKKKGVQNLIQYCYLQLGLERTVELLDQLKDLGFLYATKAGISIGIDDLLIPANKQALVEAAEKEVVDVQQQYLDGAITNGERYNKVIAIWSDVTERVADEMFKALEESDKRGQINPIYIMADSGARGSKQQLRQLSGMRGLMAKPSGEIIETPITSNFREGLTVLQYFISTHGARKGLADTALKTADSGYLTRRLVDVAQDVIISEFDCRTLDGIVVTPIVEVGEVVEPLRDRIVGRVSLEKIKDYEGNVIVEVNQEITEELANAIQAAGIEEVKIRSVLTCESRRGVCARCYGRNLATGRMVELGEATGVIAAQSIGEPGTQLTMRTFHIGGTATRITEQTKLEAKNNGFVKFVNLSVVEGRQGDLVVMNRTGSIAVVDEKNREKERYAVVYGAKLKVVDGQPVTLGLTLVEWDPYTFSILTESGGIVQFKDLQLGVTIDEQVDEVTGLSQLVVQVPAGDEKHQPQIIVRSDKGRTLRKYLIPSRAHLMVNDGDEAYPGDVLAKIPRETTKTKDITGGLPRVVELFEARKPKDPAVISEIDGVVRYGEVAKGYRKVYVTADNGTEKEYSIPRGVHINVQEGERVRAGEPLMDGPLNPHDLLAVLGEKFTQAYLVNSIQEVYRLQGVNINDKHIEVIVRQMMRWVKIEEVNDTQFLLEEQVDKFRFTEDNERVKSEGGKPAVGRPLLLGITKASLSTESFISAASFQETTRVLTEAAISGKVDYLRGLKENVIMGRLIPAGTGLEHYRNMKLVTEAQVEEQPPAEPLTPEEAAALEFLRKDEQAQA, encoded by the coding sequence TTGTATCGCAGCAGTCCTTACGATCGTGTCAGTCTGGTCGCCGATTTCGACTCCATTCGCATTAGCTTGGCCTCGCCGGAAAAAATCCGGTCGTGGTCGCACGGCGAGGTCACCAAGCCGGAAACCATCAACTACCGGACCTTCAAGCCGGAGCGCGGCGGACTTTTTTGTGCCAAGATTTTTGGCCCGGTGACCGACTGGGAATGCTTGTGCGGAAAATACAAGCGGATGAAGCATCGCGGGGTAATTTGCGACAAGTGCGGCGTGGAAGTGACCCTGAGCAAGGTGCGCCGCGAGCGCCTCGCCCACATCGAGCTGGCCGCGCCCTGCTCGCACGTCTGGTTCTTCAAGGGCCTGCCCAGCCGCATCGGCCATCTGCTGGACATCACCCTGCGCGAGCTCGAACGGGTGCTCTACTTTGAGGGCTACGTCGTCGTCGATCCGGGCGAGGTTCCGGGAATCAAAAAGAAGGAGACCCTCTCGGAGGAAAAGTACCGCGAGCTTCAAAAGGAATATCCCGGAAAGTTTCAAGCCGGGATGGGCGCCGAGGCCATCAAGGAATTGCTGAAGCGCGTGGACGTGGATGAGCTGAGCGAAGAGCTGCGCGCCAAGATGCGCAAGGACCCCTCCCTCCAGAAGCGCATCAAATACGCCAAGCGCCTGAAAGTGGTCGAGTCCTTCCGCAAGTCGGGCAACAAGCCGGAGTGGATGATCCTGGATGTGCTTCCCGTGCTGCCGCCGGAATTGCGCCCGCTGGTGCCGCTCGATGGCGGCAGATTTGCCACTTCTGACCTGAACGACCTTTATCGCCGGGTGATCAACCGCAACAACCGCCTGAAGAAGCTGATGGAGCTGCACGCCCCCGACGTGATTGTCCGCAATGAAAAGCGCATGCTCCAGGAAGCGGTGGACGCGCTGTTCGATAACGGCCGGCGCGGCCGCGTCCTGCGTGGCGCCAACAACCGCCCCCTCAAGTCGCTCTCCGACACGCTCAAGGGCAAGCAGGGCCGTTTCCGCCAGAACTTGCTGGGCAAGCGGGTGGACTACTCCGGTCGCTCCGTCATTGTGGTCGGTCCGGAATTGAAGCTAAACCAGTGCGGCTTGCCCAAGAAAATGGCGCTCGAATTGTTCAAGCCGTTCATTTATCACCGGCTCGAGCAATCCGGCCACTGCACCACCATCAAGCAGGCCAAGGAGTTGGTCGAGCAGCAGGAAGCGGTCGTTTGGGACATCCTGGAAGAGGTGATCAAGGATCACCCGGTCTTGCTGAACCGGGCGCCGACCTTGCACCGGCTTGGCATCCAGGCGTTTGAGCCCGTGCTGGTGGAAGGCAAGGCGATTCGCATTCACCCGCTGGTCTGCACCGCCTTCAATGCCGACTTCGATGGCGACCAAATGGCGGTGCACATCCCGCTCTCCCCGGAAGCGCAGGTGGAGGCGTCCGTCTTGATGCTCAGCTCGCGCAACATCCTCTCGCCGGCCAACGGCGGCCCGCTGGCGGTGCCCTCTCAAGACATGGTCCTCGGCATCTATTACCTCACCCGCTCCAAGCCCGGCACCAAGGGCGAGGGTCGAGCCTTCGGTGCGGTGGAAGAAGTGCTCCTTGCCCTTGACTCTGGCGAGGTGGAACTTCTTACCCCTATCCGTCTGCGTTATACCGGCCCGGTGATTGACCTGACCACCGCCTATGACGATCAGGACGTCATGCACACCGAGGCCATCACCAAGACGTCTCAGTTCATCAACACGAGCGTTGGCCGCGTGATTTTCAACGACCACCTCCCGGCAGGCTTCCCCTTCATCAACGGCTTGCTCAAGAAGAAGGGCGTGCAGAACCTCATCCAGTATTGCTATTTGCAATTGGGCCTGGAGCGCACCGTCGAGTTGCTCGATCAGCTCAAGGATCTGGGTTTCCTCTATGCCACCAAGGCCGGGATCTCGATCGGCATTGACGACCTGCTCATCCCGGCGAACAAACAGGCGCTGGTGGAAGCGGCTGAGAAGGAGGTTGTGGATGTCCAGCAGCAGTATCTCGACGGCGCTATCACGAACGGCGAACGCTATAACAAGGTAATCGCGATCTGGTCGGACGTGACCGAACGCGTGGCCGACGAAATGTTCAAGGCACTCGAGGAGAGCGACAAGCGCGGCCAGATCAACCCCATTTACATCATGGCCGACTCCGGCGCGCGTGGCTCCAAGCAGCAGTTACGCCAGCTTTCCGGCATGCGGGGCCTGATGGCCAAGCCTTCTGGTGAAATCATCGAAACCCCGATTACCTCCAACTTTCGCGAGGGCCTGACCGTGCTGCAGTACTTCATTTCGACGCACGGCGCTCGCAAGGGTTTGGCCGATACGGCGCTCAAGACGGCCGATTCGGGCTACCTGACGCGGCGGCTGGTGGACGTTGCTCAGGACGTGATCATCAGTGAATTTGATTGCCGCACCCTCGACGGTATTGTCGTCACCCCCATCGTGGAGGTGGGCGAGGTGGTGGAGCCGTTGCGCGATCGGATCGTCGGCCGCGTCTCCCTCGAGAAGATCAAAGACTATGAGGGCAACGTCATTGTCGAGGTCAACCAGGAGATCACCGAAGAGCTGGCCAACGCCATCCAGGCGGCTGGCATCGAGGAAGTCAAAATCCGTTCGGTGCTCACCTGCGAGTCGCGGCGCGGCGTTTGCGCGCGGTGCTATGGCCGCAACCTGGCCACCGGTCGCATGGTCGAGCTGGGCGAGGCCACCGGGGTCATCGCCGCCCAGTCGATCGGCGAGCCCGGCACCCAGCTCACCATGCGTACCTTCCATATCGGCGGCACCGCCACCCGCATCACCGAGCAAACCAAGCTCGAGGCTAAGAACAACGGCTTCGTCAAGTTTGTCAATCTCTCGGTAGTCGAGGGAAGGCAGGGCGACCTCGTGGTCATGAACCGCACCGGTTCCATCGCGGTGGTGGACGAGAAGAACCGCGAAAAGGAACGCTATGCGGTGGTCTACGGGGCGAAACTGAAGGTCGTCGATGGCCAGCCGGTCACCCTTGGCCTGACCCTGGTCGAATGGGACCCCTACACCTTCTCCATCCTGACGGAGTCGGGTGGCATCGTCCAGTTCAAGGATTTGCAACTCGGGGTGACCATCGATGAGCAGGTGGATGAAGTCACCGGCTTGTCGCAGCTCGTCGTCCAGGTTCCGGCGGGCGATGAAAAGCACCAACCCCAAATCATCGTGCGCTCCGACAAAGGCCGCACCCTGAGAAAATACCTGATCCCCTCGCGCGCTCACTTGATGGTGAATGACGGCGACGAGGCTTACCCCGGCGATGTGCTGGCCAAGATCCCTCGCGAAACCACCAAGACGAAAGACATCACCGGCGGTTTGCCGCGTGTGGTCGAGCTGTTCGAGGCGCGCAAACCCAAAGACCCGGCCGTCATCAGCGAGATTGACGGTGTGGTCCGCTACGGCGAGGTCGCCAAGGGCTACCGCAAGGTTTACGTCACCGCCGACAACGGAACGGAAAAAGAATATTCCATCCCGCGCGGTGTCCACATCAACGTCCAGGAAGGCGAGCGCGTGCGCGCGGGCGAGCCGCTCATGGACGGGCCGCTCAACCCGCACGACCTCCTCGCCGTCCTGGGAGAGAAATTCACCCAGGCCTACCTGGTCAACTCCATCCAGGAGGTCTATCGTCTCCAGGGCGTGAACATCAACGACAAGCACATCGAAGTGATCGTCCGGCAGATGATGCGCTGGGTGAAGATCGAAGAGGTCAACGACACCCAATTCCTGCTGGAGGAGCAGGTGGACAAGTTCCGTTTCACCGAGGACAACGAGCGCGTCAAGAGCGAGGGTGGAAAGCCCGCCGTCGGCCGGCCGCTGCTCCTGGGCATCACCAAGGCGTCGCTTTCCACAGAATCCTTCATCTCGGCGGCCTCCTTCCAGGAGACCACCCGCGTGCTCACCGAAGCCGCCATCAGCGGCAAGGTGGACTACCTGCGCGGGCTCAAGGAAAACGTGATCATGGGCCGGCTCATCCCGGCGGGCACCGGCCTCGAGCATTACCGCAACATGAAGCTCGTGACCGAAGCCCAGGTTGAGGAACAGCCTCCGGCCGAGCCCCTGACGCCGGAGGAAGCGGCTGCCCTCGAGTTCCTCCGCAAGGATGAACAAGCTCAAGCCTAG
- the rpoB gene encoding DNA-directed RNA polymerase subunit beta, whose translation MADLKNQHRERERIDFSKIQTTIQIPNLIEVQKKSYQRFLQMEFLPNEREDTGLQSVFSSVFPIQDFRGLSQLDFVDYAIGNWECKCGNLKGLHHLRATCRNCGATVITNPYRTGDVLCSKCGTFNKNVVTFCNKCGDPVGLQLKYDVNECQERSMTYSAPLKVTIRLTIYEKDPDTGAKTIRDIKEQEVFFGEIPLMTDNGTFIINGTERVIVSQLHRSPGVFYDSANKKTYFLGKMIPYRGSWVEFEYDNKNLLYVRIDRKRKFVGTVFLRALGLKSNEEILRAFYQVERITMEGRKFYWNLSEGLVGQKLAHDIKHPRTGELLVHAHKRITPQLYKELLKAHVQRVEVTPVDLQGAFTVADIINRQTGEVLIESNLELDGDKLATLLDAAIPEVDVFFPERDDIGVVLSQTLKKDSIRTPQEALVEIYRKLRPGDPPTLETATSLFHGMFFDARKYDFSKVGRLKFNIKLGTERPLDKRTLEPSDFYAAIKYLFKLRKNIGTTDDIDHLGNRRVRAVGELLENQFRIGLVRMERAIKEKMSVFQEMSTAMPHDLVNAKPVMAAIREFFGSSQLSQFMDQTNPLSEITHKRRLSALGPGGLSRERAGFEVRDVHPTHYGRICPIETPEGPNIGLISSLSCYARINEFGFIESPYRKVREGRMIDYVMVTNAGGSEFRVGEIVERQKVEELNKVLGKRSQIEFQPHCFYLSAWDEDRYVIAQANIPLDDRGRIIPELVNARQAGNFVLKQREEIDYIDVSPKQLISVAASLIPFLENDDANRALMGSNMQRQSVPLLRAESPLVGTGMEAVTARDSGAVVVCKRSGIVDNIDSERIIVRVEGDHSGVLSREVGADIYQLIKFKRSNQNTCINQKPLVHKGQKVVQGQVLADGPCTDRGELALGRNVLVAFMPWRGYNFEDAVLVSEKLVREDYYTSLHIEEFEIEARDTKLGPEDVTRDIPNINESFLRNLDESGVIRIGANIKPGDILVGKVTPKGETQLTPEEKLLRAIFGEKAGDVRDASLFCPPGIEGTVVDVKIFCRKGQDKDERHKAIEAAQVAKLEKNLEDEIRILTDERLKRLTVLLGDQELITDLHDEKTNKRLLTKGTILTREIIEKINTRNLKRMRMKSKDLEILEKIDEIEEMTSRQIDVLRKITEEKVGKLKKGDELPPGVIKLVKVYIAMKRKLSVGDKMAGRHGNKGVIAKIVPEEEMPYLPDGTAVEIVLNPLGVPSRMNVGQILETHLGWASKELGRAVAALLSEKGRTEALRKRLKEWFAESSLADRLAEMTDDEMVELAQGMTGGVPFSTPVFDGARESEIKKMLRLAGLPDSGKTLLYDGMTGEAFAEPITVGYIYMLKLSHLVDDKIHARSIGPYSLITQQPLGGKAQFGGQRFGEMEVWALEAYGAAHILQELLTAKSDDVYGRAKIYEAIVKGEPVMEPGVPESFNVLVRELQSLCLDVELMKRQKQLAEKE comes from the coding sequence ATGGCGGACCTAAAGAACCAGCACAGGGAACGCGAACGGATCGATTTTTCGAAAATCCAAACGACGATCCAGATTCCGAACCTGATCGAAGTCCAGAAAAAGTCCTACCAGCGTTTCCTGCAAATGGAGTTTTTGCCGAACGAGCGCGAAGACACCGGCTTGCAGTCGGTCTTCAGCTCGGTGTTTCCCATCCAGGATTTCCGCGGGCTGTCTCAGCTCGACTTTGTGGACTATGCCATTGGCAACTGGGAATGCAAGTGCGGCAACCTGAAGGGGCTGCATCACCTGCGCGCCACCTGCCGAAATTGCGGCGCGACGGTCATCACCAACCCCTATCGCACCGGCGACGTCCTTTGCTCGAAGTGCGGCACCTTCAACAAGAACGTCGTCACCTTTTGCAACAAGTGCGGCGACCCGGTCGGGTTGCAGTTGAAATACGACGTCAACGAGTGCCAGGAGCGCAGCATGACCTATTCCGCGCCCTTGAAGGTCACTATCCGATTGACGATCTACGAAAAAGACCCCGACACCGGCGCCAAAACCATCCGCGACATCAAAGAGCAGGAGGTCTTCTTCGGCGAAATCCCGCTGATGACCGATAACGGCACGTTCATCATCAACGGCACCGAGCGAGTCATTGTCAGCCAGCTTCATCGCTCTCCGGGGGTCTTCTACGACTCGGCCAACAAGAAGACTTATTTCCTGGGCAAGATGATCCCCTATCGCGGCTCGTGGGTGGAATTTGAGTACGACAACAAGAACCTGCTCTACGTCCGCATCGATCGCAAGCGAAAGTTTGTGGGCACCGTCTTCCTGCGGGCGCTCGGACTCAAGTCGAACGAGGAAATTCTGCGAGCCTTCTATCAGGTGGAGCGCATCACCATGGAAGGCCGCAAGTTCTACTGGAACCTTTCTGAGGGCCTGGTCGGCCAGAAGCTGGCGCATGACATCAAGCATCCGCGCACCGGCGAGCTGCTTGTCCACGCCCACAAGCGCATCACCCCGCAGCTTTACAAAGAATTGCTCAAGGCCCACGTCCAGCGGGTGGAAGTCACCCCGGTCGATTTGCAAGGCGCGTTCACGGTGGCGGACATCATTAACCGCCAGACCGGCGAAGTGCTGATTGAGTCCAACCTGGAACTGGACGGCGACAAACTCGCCACCCTCCTGGATGCCGCCATTCCTGAAGTGGACGTCTTCTTCCCGGAGCGGGACGATATCGGCGTGGTTCTGAGCCAGACGCTCAAGAAGGATTCCATCCGCACGCCGCAGGAAGCGCTCGTCGAAATCTACCGGAAGCTTCGGCCGGGCGATCCGCCCACTCTGGAGACCGCGACCTCTCTCTTCCATGGGATGTTTTTTGACGCGCGCAAATACGACTTTTCCAAGGTGGGTCGCCTGAAGTTCAACATCAAGCTGGGCACGGAAAGGCCCCTCGACAAGCGCACCCTGGAGCCGAGCGATTTTTACGCCGCCATCAAATACCTTTTCAAGCTGCGCAAAAACATCGGCACCACCGACGATATCGACCACCTGGGAAACCGCCGCGTGCGCGCGGTCGGCGAGCTGCTGGAAAACCAGTTCCGCATCGGCCTGGTGCGCATGGAGCGCGCCATCAAGGAGAAGATGTCCGTTTTCCAGGAGATGTCCACCGCCATGCCGCACGACCTGGTCAACGCCAAGCCGGTGATGGCGGCGATCCGGGAGTTCTTTGGCAGTTCGCAGCTCAGTCAATTCATGGATCAGACGAATCCGCTGTCCGAGATCACCCACAAGCGGCGTCTCTCGGCGCTGGGGCCCGGCGGTCTGTCCCGCGAGCGCGCCGGATTCGAGGTGCGCGACGTTCACCCCACGCATTATGGCCGCATTTGTCCGATTGAGACTCCAGAAGGCCCGAACATCGGCTTGATCAGCTCGCTCTCCTGCTACGCCCGCATCAATGAGTTCGGCTTCATCGAGAGTCCCTACCGCAAGGTGCGCGAGGGGCGGATGATCGACTACGTCATGGTCACGAATGCCGGCGGGAGCGAATTCCGCGTCGGCGAAATTGTGGAGCGGCAAAAGGTCGAAGAGCTGAACAAGGTTCTGGGCAAGCGCAGCCAGATTGAATTCCAACCGCATTGCTTCTACCTCTCGGCATGGGACGAGGACCGCTACGTCATCGCCCAGGCCAATATCCCGCTCGACGATCGCGGCCGGATCATCCCTGAGCTGGTGAACGCTCGTCAGGCCGGCAATTTTGTGCTCAAGCAGCGCGAAGAGATTGACTACATCGACGTCTCGCCCAAGCAACTGATCAGCGTTGCCGCAAGCCTGATTCCCTTCCTCGAAAACGATGACGCCAACCGCGCCCTGATGGGATCGAACATGCAGCGCCAGTCGGTTCCGTTGCTCCGGGCGGAATCGCCGCTTGTCGGCACGGGCATGGAAGCCGTGACCGCTCGCGACTCAGGCGCGGTGGTGGTCTGCAAGCGCAGCGGCATTGTCGACAACATCGATTCCGAGCGCATCATTGTCCGCGTCGAGGGCGATCATTCTGGAGTCCTGTCGCGCGAAGTGGGCGCCGATATCTACCAGCTCATCAAATTCAAGCGTTCCAACCAGAACACCTGCATCAACCAGAAGCCGCTCGTCCACAAGGGACAGAAGGTGGTGCAAGGGCAGGTGCTGGCCGACGGGCCGTGTACTGATCGCGGCGAGCTGGCGCTGGGCCGCAACGTGCTGGTCGCCTTCATGCCCTGGCGCGGCTATAACTTTGAAGACGCCGTGCTGGTCAGCGAGAAGCTGGTGCGCGAGGATTACTACACCTCGCTCCACATCGAGGAGTTTGAGATCGAAGCGCGCGATACCAAGCTCGGCCCCGAAGATGTCACCCGCGACATCCCCAACATCAACGAGAGCTTCTTGCGGAACCTGGACGAGAGCGGCGTTATCCGCATCGGCGCCAACATCAAGCCGGGCGACATCCTGGTGGGCAAGGTCACCCCCAAGGGGGAAACCCAGCTCACCCCGGAGGAGAAGCTACTTCGCGCTATCTTCGGGGAAAAAGCCGGGGACGTTCGCGACGCTTCCCTCTTTTGCCCCCCGGGCATCGAAGGCACGGTGGTGGACGTCAAGATCTTTTGCCGCAAGGGCCAGGACAAAGACGAGCGCCATAAGGCCATTGAAGCAGCCCAGGTGGCCAAGCTGGAGAAGAACCTCGAAGACGAAATCCGCATCTTGACTGACGAGCGCTTGAAGCGGCTCACCGTTCTGCTCGGCGACCAGGAACTGATCACCGACTTGCACGATGAGAAGACGAACAAGCGCTTGCTGACCAAGGGCACCATCCTCACCCGCGAAATCATTGAGAAAATTAATACCCGCAACCTCAAGCGCATGAGGATGAAATCGAAAGACCTGGAGATCCTCGAGAAGATTGATGAGATTGAGGAAATGACCTCGCGGCAGATTGACGTTCTGCGGAAAATCACCGAGGAGAAGGTGGGCAAGCTCAAGAAGGGCGACGAGCTGCCGCCGGGCGTCATCAAGCTGGTGAAGGTGTACATCGCCATGAAGCGCAAGCTCTCGGTCGGCGACAAGATGGCGGGCCGCCACGGCAACAAGGGCGTCATCGCCAAGATTGTGCCGGAAGAGGAGATGCCCTACTTGCCCGATGGTACGGCCGTCGAAATCGTGCTCAATCCGCTGGGCGTGCCCTCACGCATGAACGTCGGCCAGATTCTGGAAACGCACCTCGGGTGGGCGTCCAAGGAATTGGGCCGCGCCGTGGCCGCGCTGCTTTCTGAGAAAGGCCGCACCGAAGCCCTGCGCAAGCGGCTTAAGGAATGGTTTGCGGAAAGCTCGCTCGCCGACCGGCTCGCCGAGATGACCGACGACGAGATGGTCGAACTGGCGCAGGGCATGACAGGCGGGGTTCCTTTCTCGACGCCGGTCTTCGACGGGGCGCGCGAGAGCGAAATCAAGAAGATGCTGCGGCTGGCCGGGTTGCCCGATTCCGGCAAGACGCTCCTCTACGATGGCATGACAGGTGAGGCCTTTGCTGAGCCCATCACCGTCGGCTATATCTACATGCTCAAGCTGTCGCATCTGGTGGATGACAAGATCCACGCCCGCTCGATCGGCCCCTATTCGCTCATCACCCAGCAACCCCTGGGAGGCAAGGCGCAGTTCGGCGGCCAGCGCTTTGGCGAAATGGAAGTCTGGGCGCTCGAAGCTTACGGGGCTGCCCACATCTTGCAGGAGTTGCTCACCGCCAAATCGGACGACGTCTATGGCCGCGCCAAAATCTACGAGGCGATCGTGAAAGGCGAACCGGTCATGGAGCCGGGCGTGCCCGAATCGTTTAATGTGCTGGTTCGCGAATTGCAATCGCTTTGTCTGGACGTGGAATTGATGAAGCGCCAGAAGCAACTGGCCGAGAAAGAGTAA
- the rplL gene encoding 50S ribosomal protein L7/L12, translating into MADKVNKLRDEIKGLTLLEAAELVKGLEEDLGVSAAAAAPVVLTGAAAGAAAAPAEEQTEFSVVLSEVGPNKINVIKAVREVTSLGLKEAKDLVEGAPKPVKEGINKDEAAAIKKKFEDVGAKVEIK; encoded by the coding sequence ATGGCAGACAAAGTGAACAAGCTGCGCGACGAGATCAAGGGCCTGACCCTGCTCGAGGCAGCGGAATTGGTCAAAGGACTGGAGGAGGATCTTGGGGTGTCGGCAGCCGCCGCTGCCCCGGTGGTCTTGACCGGCGCGGCTGCTGGCGCAGCGGCTGCTCCCGCGGAAGAGCAGACCGAATTCTCAGTCGTACTTTCCGAAGTAGGCCCGAACAAGATCAACGTGATCAAGGCGGTCCGCGAAGTCACCAGCCTGGGCCTTAAAGAGGCCAAGGATCTCGTGGAAGGCGCGCCCAAGCCGGTCAAAGAGGGCATTAACAAAGACGAAGCGGCAGCCATCAAGAAGAAGTTCGAGGACGTCGGCGCAAAGGTCGAGATTAAGTAA
- the rplJ gene encoding 50S ribosomal protein L10 has product MVKKRAEKKTEVEKLNAELLQTSSLILSSFQGLKVSQDNDLRRAIEKVGGRYRVVKNTLVERAARGTAAADLLKGLTGTNSIAYTQADAVQLAKALTKYARDNPAFSFKAGLIEGRVVSLQEIQQLATLPSREELMAKLLYLISSPARRLAGALQGVSRNLAVVVKQAVEEKKFAG; this is encoded by the coding sequence GTGGTCAAGAAACGGGCAGAAAAGAAAACCGAAGTGGAGAAGCTCAATGCCGAACTGCTGCAGACCTCGAGCTTGATCCTGTCTTCTTTCCAGGGGCTGAAGGTTTCGCAGGACAACGACCTGCGGCGAGCCATTGAAAAGGTTGGCGGGAGATACCGCGTCGTGAAAAACACGCTCGTCGAGCGCGCTGCCAGGGGAACAGCCGCGGCGGATTTGCTGAAAGGCCTGACCGGCACCAATTCGATTGCCTACACGCAGGCCGACGCGGTGCAACTGGCGAAGGCGTTGACGAAGTATGCCAGGGATAACCCGGCTTTTTCTTTTAAGGCAGGCTTGATCGAAGGTCGTGTGGTCTCGCTCCAGGAGATTCAGCAACTGGCGACCCTGCCCAGCCGGGAAGAGTTGATGGCCAAGCTGCTCTACCTGATCAGCTCGCCGGCCCGGCGGCTGGCGGGTGCCCTTCAGGGGGTGAGTCGCAATCTGGCAGTGGTCGTTAAGCAGGCGGTGGAAGAAAAGAAATTTGCCGGCTAG
- the rplA gene encoding 50S ribosomal protein L1 gives MPHAGKKFLSAKKQVEARPYPLLEATELLQKVKYVKFDESVDLVMNLNVDPKHADQMVRGTVVLPHGLGKSKRVLVIASGEKVHEAEQAGADHVGGEEMVQKIQEGWTEYEAVIATPDMMKAVGRLGKVLGPRGLMPNPKTGTVTFEVAKAVKEIKAGKVEFRVDKAGIIHAPVGKLSFAANQLAENAQTLIAAVVKAKPSAAKGRYVKRITLTSTMGPGIPIDLAIAEAAATSAA, from the coding sequence ATGCCTCACGCCGGAAAGAAATTCTTGAGCGCCAAAAAGCAGGTGGAGGCCCGGCCCTATCCACTCCTGGAAGCCACCGAGCTGCTCCAGAAGGTCAAGTACGTCAAGTTCGATGAGTCGGTGGACCTGGTGATGAACCTGAACGTGGACCCAAAGCACGCCGACCAAATGGTGCGCGGCACCGTTGTCCTGCCGCACGGCCTGGGAAAATCCAAGCGCGTGCTAGTCATTGCTTCCGGCGAAAAGGTCCATGAAGCCGAGCAGGCTGGCGCCGACCACGTTGGTGGCGAAGAGATGGTCCAGAAGATCCAGGAAGGCTGGACGGAATACGAAGCGGTCATCGCCACCCCGGACATGATGAAGGCGGTGGGCCGTCTCGGCAAGGTGCTTGGCCCGCGCGGGCTGATGCCAAATCCCAAAACGGGAACCGTCACGTTTGAAGTGGCCAAGGCGGTGAAGGAAATCAAAGCCGGCAAGGTCGAGTTCCGCGTGGACAAGGCGGGCATTATCCATGCTCCGGTCGGCAAGCTGTCTTTTGCGGCCAACCAATTGGCGGAGAACGCGCAGACGTTGATTGCGGCGGTGGTGAAAGCGAAGCCGTCGGCGGCCAAAGGCCGCTATGTGAAACGGATCACGCTCACTTCCACGATGGGCCCGGGGATTCCGATTGACCTGGCCATTGCGGAGGCCGCCGCAACCTCTGCGGCCTAG
- the rplK gene encoding 50S ribosomal protein L11, giving the protein MAKKMVAQVRVQVAAGKATPAPPVGPALGQHGINIMEFCKQFNARTSARDQEGLIIPAVVTIYSDRSFTFITKTPPASVLLKRAANIAKGSGEPNKTKVGTVTLKQVEGIAKLKMADLNATRLEAAVSMIKGTARNMGIEVVE; this is encoded by the coding sequence ATGGCGAAGAAAATGGTAGCTCAGGTGCGCGTGCAGGTTGCTGCCGGGAAGGCCACTCCGGCTCCCCCCGTGGGACCCGCTCTCGGGCAGCACGGCATCAACATCATGGAGTTTTGCAAGCAGTTCAATGCCAGGACCTCGGCAAGAGATCAAGAGGGATTGATCATTCCGGCGGTCGTGACAATCTATAGCGATCGGTCGTTTACGTTCATCACCAAGACCCCGCCGGCGTCGGTGTTGCTCAAGCGCGCCGCCAATATCGCCAAGGGCTCGGGCGAGCCGAACAAGACCAAAGTGGGCACGGTCACGCTCAAGCAGGTAGAGGGGATCGCCAAGCTGAAGATGGCGGATCTGAATGCCACCAGGCTGGAGGCGGCCGTCTCCATGATCAAGGGCACCGCCCGGAACATGGGCATCGAGGTGGTGGAGTAG